CCATCTGAAGTTTTCCCCCATGAATAAGAATGTACCCCAGGAGCATTTGTAATGGTCAAAGGTTCTATCTCTATCGAAAATTCGGTAGCATTTTGGCCAAAAAAATGTCCTAAAATAAAGACTAGGCCTATAATTAGTATACTTTTCATAACATTTTATTTCTTCTAAAAATAACATCCTATATTCTTTATTTCAGTAACATCTATTACATTAGCCAATTGAAAACAATATAAAACGGATGAATTACATCGAAACAATACTTATAACTCCTTGGCCTTGGTGGGTTTCTGGTTTAATGATTACTTTCACCATGTATCTTTTACTATTTTTTGGAAAGTCATTTGGGATGAGTGGCAATCTAAGAACAATGTGCTCAATTGGAGCTAGTAAATTTTCTGATTTTTTTAAGTTTGACTGGAAAAAAGAAATTTGGAATTTAGTTGTTGCTGGAGGCGCTATGCTAGGAGGGTTTACTTTCGCTAATTACCTGTTACCTCATCAAACTATCAACATCTCTGATGCTACAATTAGCGACCTCAACGAGTTAAATATTCATGTTGAAAAAGGACAAGTTCCTGTACTTCCAGAAGAAATATTCAGTTGGGAGAACCTTTTTACTCTTCAAGGGTTTATTATTATTGTTATTGGAGGTTTTCTGGTTGGTTTTGGAACTCGATATGCAGGTGGTTGCACCTCAGGACATGCTATCTCTGGACTATCGAACTTACAACTTCCCTCTTTATATGCTGTTTTAGGCTTCTTTACAGGCGGGCTAATCATGGTACATT
This portion of the Flavobacteriales bacterium genome encodes:
- a CDS encoding YeeE/YedE family protein, which gives rise to MNYIETILITPWPWWVSGLMITFTMYLLLFFGKSFGMSGNLRTMCSIGASKFSDFFKFDWKKEIWNLVVAGGAMLGGFTFANYLLPHQTINISDATISDLNELNIHVEKGQVPVLPEEIFSWENLFTLQGFIIIVIGGFLVGFGTRYAGGCTSGHAISGLSNLQLPSLYAVLGFFTGGLIMVHFLLPYILQL